One Archangium violaceum genomic window, ACTCGTCACACCCGTCCGAGCCCGGTCGGCGGAGGTGCGGAAGATTCCGGAAAGCGCTCCCGCCGCCGCGATGGACGCGCTGCTGGCGGGGAAGTTCCGGGCGGACCAACCGGGCGCCGTGGTGTTGGTGGTGAAGGATGGCAGGACGCTGTTCCGGAAGGCCTACGGATTGGCCAGCGTGGAGCTGGGCGTCCCCGTCAAACCAGACACTGTGTTCCGCATTGCCTCCACCACCAAGCAGTTCACCGCCGCGGCCGTGCTCGAGCTGGTGGAGGAAGGCAAGGTGGACCTGAAGGCTCCCATCCGCCGCTACCTTCCCGAGCTTCCGGCGGGTTGGGCTGCCATCACAGTCGAGCATCTCCTCACCCATACCTCGGGGCTCTGGGAGTACTCCCGCGCGCCGGACTTCCGCTTGCAGGAGCCGGTGACACCCGCAGGGCTCATCGCGAGGCTGGAGGGCCGGCCGCTCGAATTCGAGCCCGGGACGCGCTTCGCCTACAACAACTCCGGATACATCCTTATCGGGCTCCTGGTGGAGCGGCTCTCCGGCCAGCCCTACGAGACCTTCTTGAAGGAGCGCTTCCTCCAGCCGCTCGGCCTGACGCACACCGCATTTCCCAACCATGGCGAGCTGGTTCCGGGGCTGGCCTCGCCCTATTCGAGTGGGCCCAGGCCTGCTCCCGTCGTGAGCCCGAGCCCCGCGGGAGGCCTGGTCTCCAACGCGGATGACCTGGCGGCCTGGACCCTGGCCCTCCATGGCGGCAAGGTCCTCTCGCCCGCGAGCCTCCAGGCCATGACGACGCCGTTCCACCTGAAGGATGGGCAGGACACCCGCTACGGTCTGGGCATGCGCATTGGCGAGCTGCACGGGCAGCCCTACATCCACCACAGCGGAGACGACCCGGGCTATCACGTGCAGGTCGCGGCGCTGCCCCGGTCCAGGGTTGCCGTGGTCGTGCTGATGAACGGGGAGGAGGGGGATGTGTCACCGGAGTTCCTGGCCAAACGCCTTGCGGCGCTGGCCATCGGGCAACCCCTGACGGAGCCCATGCCCGCGGTGGTTCCCGCGGAGGCGCTCCAGGTGCTCGTCGGGCGCTATCGCAGCGGGGACGCCGTACGCACGATTCGCCTGCGGGACGGTCACCTCTACAGCGTGCTCGGGGAGGGGCCGCCCGGCCTCATCCAGCCCCTGTCCCCGACGGAGTTCTTCTTCCCGGACAACTCCGACCTGCACCTGCGCTTCACCCTGGAGGCCGGACGGGCCGTCGCCGTCACGCGTCTTTCGGATGGGGGCTCGCCACAGGTCTTCCTCCGTGAGCCCGCGGAGTCGAAGCCGTAGGCCTGGAGACAAGGGGAGAGCCCTCTGAGCATCATCCGCCGAGTCGTTTGACACCTTTCCCTCGCCGGGAGCATCTCTCGGGCGACCCCGTCGGCGGCCCTCCTCGGCCCCTGCGCTCCAGCCCTCGCCTCCAATCCGCCTCCCATCTTTCTTATGCTTATGCTTGTCAGGTCGTGCGTCGCGTAATCCGGATGCGAGCCTGATAGCGGCCGAGCTCGTCGTCCACCCAGTCCGAACGTGTCTCCGCGAGTGACTCGTCCACGATGTCGTAGGTTCCCGGCGGCAGCGGCACGAGCACGTGACCGTTATCGACATGCAGCGGCTGTCCGCTGCGAACCGTGGACTCGACCTGCTCGGCGCTGCAGCCTGGCTCGAACGGGACGAGCAGGCCGAGACACCCGCTCTTGAGCTCGATGCTCCCCAGGGGATGCGGCTGACCCTGGACGGGCAAGCGGTTGACCCTCAGACC contains:
- a CDS encoding serine hydrolase domain-containing protein; translated protein: MRTLFSVLLLLALVTPVRARSAEVRKIPESAPAAAMDALLAGKFRADQPGAVVLVVKDGRTLFRKAYGLASVELGVPVKPDTVFRIASTTKQFTAAAVLELVEEGKVDLKAPIRRYLPELPAGWAAITVEHLLTHTSGLWEYSRAPDFRLQEPVTPAGLIARLEGRPLEFEPGTRFAYNNSGYILIGLLVERLSGQPYETFLKERFLQPLGLTHTAFPNHGELVPGLASPYSSGPRPAPVVSPSPAGGLVSNADDLAAWTLALHGGKVLSPASLQAMTTPFHLKDGQDTRYGLGMRIGELHGQPYIHHSGDDPGYHVQVAALPRSRVAVVVLMNGEEGDVSPEFLAKRLAALAIGQPLTEPMPAVVPAEALQVLVGRYRSGDAVRTIRLRDGHLYSVLGEGPPGLIQPLSPTEFFFPDNSDLHLRFTLEAGRAVAVTRLSDGGSPQVFLREPAESKP